In Rhodamnia argentea isolate NSW1041297 chromosome 11, ASM2092103v1, whole genome shotgun sequence, one genomic interval encodes:
- the LOC115756858 gene encoding serine/threonine-protein kinase/endoribonuclease IRE1b-like, translating to MKTFPFGHVDVEEGTVNFIHMRPHRNVVSIHKVIQSYRGYGLIVQERCDFSLQNLIVALRPSSDFDMMPGDAPAVVVHKKKLSSLKDRMRKFELWTANGHPSQTLLKLMEDVALGLDHLHKSGRVHGDLRPENVLIVEEDHERRDYRISNLDGKSCPWSCKTVTSWSEPNTGNRHHQFDDFRDPDENTKKNSENHDIEKLDLNVEVKLLIKRLLNPLPQSRPTISDVLIDPAFWSPSKRMDFLSEFFATVLKLRRDDPQSMVLTILSNKKHNFFDVTWTEGWKSGIEDRYLAILADANVHYNFQSAEHLLRMVRNVWAHRQEVSTDLEARSGESLETFFTKRFPNLLMESYQVAFKYLQRNRYLGKFFTRDKR from the exons ATGAAAACCTTCCCTTTTGGTCACGTTGATGTAGAGGAGGGCACTGTCAACTTCATACACATGCGCCCACACCGAAATGTGGTATCTATTCACAAAGTAATCCAGAGCTACAGGGGATACGGGTTAATTGTTCAAGAGCGATGTGATTTTAGTCTGCAGAATCTCATCGTCGCACTCCGCCCTTCTTCTGATTTCGATATGATGCCTGGTGATGCACCCGCAGTGGTTGTTCACAAAAAGAAGCTTTCATCTCTCAAGGATAGGATGCGGAAGTTTGAGTTGTGGACAGCTAATGGTCATCCCTCGCAGACGTTGTTGAAACTAATGGA GGATGTGGCATTAGGACTGGATCACTTGCATAAGTCTGGTAGAGTTCATGGAGacttgagacctgaaaatgtgTTGATTGTTGAAGAAGATCATGAACGCAGGGATTACCGGATATCAAACTTGGATGGGAAATCTTGCCCCTG GTCGTGCAAAACAGTTACTTCATGGTCAGAGCCCAACACCGGAAACAGACAT CATCAATTCGATGACTTTCGAGATCCTGACGAGAATACTAAGAAAAATAGTGAGAATCACGATAtagaaaaattggatttgaacGTCGAAGTCAAGCTCCTCATCAAGCGTTTGCTAAATCCGCTTCCTCAGTCGAG GCCAACCATATCAGACGTGCTTATTGATCCAGCTTTTTGGAGTCCAAGCAAGAGGATGGACTTTTTATCTGAATTCTTCGCTACTGTACTGAAGCTAAGGAGAGATGATCCACAAAGCATGGTTCTTACAATATTATCTAACAAGAAGCACAATTTCTTTGATGTAACGTGGACAGAGGGTTGGAAATCCGGCATAGAGGATCGTTATTTGGCTATCCTAGCAGATGCAAATGTGCACTATAACTTTCAGTCTGCCGAGCACTTATTGCGAATGGTGAGGAACGTGTGGGCTCACAGGCAGGAAGTTTCAACAGACCTGGAG GCGCGGTCCGGCGAGAGTTTAGAGACATTCTTCACCAAAAGATTCCCCAATCTCTTGATGGAGTCATACCAAGTGGCTTTCAAATACTTACAAAGAAATCGATACCTTGGGAAGTTCTTTACAAGGGACAAGCGTTGA
- the LOC115756848 gene encoding transport and Golgi organization 2 homolog: MCIALFLWQAHPLYPFFLLHNRDEYFSRPTEPVAWWDNGDILGGRDGLAGGTWLACSRNCKIAFVTNVREVAKGPQPKSRGDLPVRYLESKMNPTEFAEEVVMEAHQYSGFNLILVDLCSKSMIYVTNRPKDDKALVSEVPPGIHILSNASLDTPWPKAVLLRSNFEKFLEKYGAGELPAEDMADKLMRDTTKADKTTPPGVYSVEFEYLLSSIFVEANTEQGCYGTRSISALSVKTNGEVSFYEKYLKESWKEHKVSYIMEQTGTS; this comes from the exons ATGTGCATCGCCTTGTTCCTCTGGCAGGCTCACCCTCTCTACCCATTCTTCCTCCTGCACAACCGAGACGAATACTTCAGTCG ACCGACGGAACCGGTGGCATGGTGGGACAATGGGGATATCCTCGGAGGGAGAGATGGTCTGGCCGGCGGGACGTGGCTGGCTTGTTCGAGGAACTGCAAGATCGCTTTCGTCACCAACGTCAGGGAAGTCGCCAAAGGCCCCCAGCCCAAGAGCAGAGGAGACTTGCCTGTTCGTTATTTGGAG AGCAAGATGAACCCCACCGAGTTTGCAGAAGAGGTTGTGATGGAGGCACATCAATATAGCGGATTTAACCTGATACTAGTGGATCTATGTTCCAAATCCATGATCTATGTGACCAATAGACCAAAAGATGACAAGGCTCTTGTCTCAGAGGTTCCTCCTGGGATCCACATACTATCAAATGCAAGTCTAGACACCCCTTGGCCTAAG GCTGTTCTACTGAGGAGTAACTTCGAGaagtttttggagaaatatgGCGCTGGTGAACTTCCAGCAGAAGATATGGCCGATAAACTGATGAGGGACACAACTAAGGCCGACAAAACAACGCCTCCTGGCGTTTATTCTGTAGAATTTGAGTATTTGCTCagttcaatttttgttgaggcAAACACTGAGCAG GGATGTTATGGCACAAGAAGCATATCTGCTTTATCAGTGAAGACAAACGGGGAAGTTTCCTTTTACGAAAAATACCTCAAGGAAAGTTGGAAGGAGCACAAAGTGAGTTACATTATGGAGCAGACTGGTACCAGCTGA
- the LOC115756846 gene encoding uncharacterized protein LOC115756846, giving the protein MGKMVEKKRKKKGRPSLLDLQKRNLKQQQEEQQTQRHKRDNSAPSLSRSHDPAAPRRSTRRNPIPDAPSPGKTDDDEEDDGEFSGKRREKKLKLVLKLPAAGQEGSPPGAGATGPAESSAEEDGSQRKRKMREIGDVSGAADGEKGEKPLSGSKTTANHQGTQMDSGPSTPLPDKKLLVFILERLQKKDTYGVFSEPVDPKELPDYHEVIEHPMDFGTVRKKLAGGAYANLEQFEKDVFLICSNAMQYNAPDTIYFRQARAIQELANKNFENLRQDSDDNEPEQKVVRRGRPPTKNLKRPVGRPPLDRAGSEFSSDATLATGGENTTPSTYDLRKGPSYAGKYGPINLSGRLHYGSRNNDIYASPFLEKRHDRNDEYAGLLYKGSSAKHDRKQAISTENRRNTYSQFPPSACGHEPSVLTTFSKERKQLMAVGLHPDHSYARSLARFAANLGPVAWKVASKRIERSLPAGVKFGPGWVGENDISPQRRVLGPFSAPASLSPKAVQCGTELKVNLLEKQQRASLPETAVPSTESAEVQLDKVENTEGLNSASEPNALKSGSSLNVLRPPFQIPQSCTGLGINGINGVSKINLAAHMGKLIGVARADGFNFQSPRLLDPSSRSGTNSIAPGSAQNLNVEDPRTPGETAGLHRSPPSNESSQHKTNSELLQQQRPGSLPPDLNFGFQSPSSPASGKPETEKPDLALQL; this is encoded by the exons aTGGGGAAGATggtggagaagaagaggaagaagaaggggaggCCTTCGCTGTTGGATCTCCAGAAGCGCAACCTCAAGCAGCAGCAGGAGGAGCAGCAGACCCAGAGGCACAAGCGGGACAATTCGGCCCCGAGCTTGTCTCGCAGTCATGATCCCGCCGCCCCCCGCCGATCTACGCGCCGGAACCCTATCCCGGACGCCCCCTCCCCCGGAAAGACcgacgacgacgaggaggaCGACGGGGAATTCTCCGGCAAGCGCCGCGAGAAGAAGCTCAAGCTCGTCCTCAAGCTGCCCGCCGCGGGCCAGGAGGGGTCGCCGCCGGGTGCGGGTGCGACGGGGCCGGCGGAGTCGAGCGCGGAGGAGGATGGTTCTCAGAGGAAGCGCAAGATGAGAGAGATCGGGGACGTGTCCGGGGCTGCTGATGGTGAAAAG GGAGAGAAACCTCTTTCTGGGTCGAAAACCACGGCTAACCATCAAG GGACTCAGATGGATTCGGGACCTTCAACTCCATTGCCTGATAAAAAGCTTCTGGTCTTTATACTCGAGAGGCTTCAAAA GAAGGACACTTATGGTGTGTTTTCCGAACCAGTGGACCCCAAGGAA CTCCCTGACTACCATGAAGTCATAGAGCATCCAATGGATTTTGGAACTGTGCGGAAGAAACTTGCCGGTGGAGCATATGCCAACTTGGAACAATTCGAG AAAGATGTTTTCTTGATTTGTTCAAATGCAATGCAGTATAATGCCCCCGACACCATCTACTTTCGACAG GCTCGTGCTATACAAGAGCTGGCGAACAAGAATTTTGAGAATCTGAGGCAAGATAGTGATGACAATGAACCTGAACAAAAGGTAGTGAGAAGAGGCAGACCaccaacaaaaaatttgaagaggccAGTGGGAAGGCCACCCTTGGACCGTGCTGGTTCAGAATTTTCTTCTGATGCAACTCTTGCAACTGGAGGAGAGAACACTACGCCATCAACGTATGATCTCAGAAAGGGACCATCTTATGCTGGTAAATATGGTCCGATCAATTTATCGGGACGACTTCATTATGGCTCTCGCAATAATGATATTTATGCAAGTCCATTTCTGGAGAAGAGACATGATAGGAATGATGAGTATGCAG GTCTCCTATATAAGGGCAGTTCAGCAAAGCATGACAGGAAGCAAGCTATATCTACTGAGAACAGGCGCAATACATATAGCCAGTTCCCTCCATCTGCATGTGGACATGAGCCTTCCGTCCTGACTACATTCAGCAAGGAGAGGAAGCAGCTAATGGCT GTGGGGCTACACCCAGATCACAGTTATGCTAGAAGCCTAGCTCGTTTTGCTGCTAATCTGGGACCAGTTGCTTGGAAAGTTGCTTCAAAGAGGATAGAAAGGTCCTTGCCCGCTGGTGTAAAGTTTGGCCCCGGGTGGGTTGGTGAGAATGACATTTCACCACAGAGACGGGTACTTGGTCCTTTCTCTGCCCCCGCCAGTTTGTCTCCTAAAGCTGTTCAGTGTGGCACTGAATTGAAGGTTAATTTACTGGAGAAGCAGCAAAGAGCGAGTTTACCGGAGACTGCTGTACCCTCTACGGAATCTGCAGAAGTTCAGTTAGACAAGGTGGAAAATACTGAGGGGTTGAACTCTGCTTCTGAGCCGAATGCCTTAAAAAGCGGGAGCAGCTTAAACGTACTGAGGCCTCCCTTTCAGATTCCTCAAAGCTGCACGGGGCTAGGCATTAATGGGATTAATGGTGTGTCAAAGATTAATCTTGCAGCTCATATGGGGAAATTGATTGGAGTAGCTAGGGCCGATGGATTCAACTTCCAATCCCCTCGTTTGCTGGACCCAAGCTCCAGGTCGGGTACGAATTCCATTGCTCCGGGATCTGCGCAGAACTTAAATGTGGAAGATCCTAGGACCCCAGGAGAGACTGCAGGGCTTCATCGCAGTCCTCCTTCAAATGAATCATCACAACATAAAACCAACTCGGAATTGTTGCAGCAACAGAGACCGGGTTCTCTGCCTCCTGATTTAAACTTTGGGTTCCAGTCCCCTAGCTCCCCTGCTTCCGGTAAGCCTGAGACGGAAAAGCCAGATTTAGCATTGCAGCTCTGA